In Streptomyces sp. SID8374, one genomic interval encodes:
- a CDS encoding ABC transporter substrate-binding protein, translating to MTEQSEWRFSDDRGQLSTAVRRPERVLAYVQAGATLWGLGIRPQGIFGSDHDGPEPDREKTGTLPLDEVAYVGAGSGLDVERLLSGRPDLVVAVSYGNGHVYGLAPETAKPLEERVPVVVIDVSQARTFQEIGDRFAELARSLGAEARADADADLDAARERLRAVAAAGSADTPRVLALSPAGPDQAHVARPKMWPELRVLTELGVNLVEPAPGPGANWSTLDRAATFALRPDVILTDIRAHAAPLDELGWDGGEPVVPWNPEPLYGPRDHARFLGLVADALGG from the coding sequence GTGACGGAACAGAGCGAATGGCGGTTCTCCGACGACCGGGGTCAGCTGTCGACGGCGGTCCGGCGGCCCGAGCGGGTGCTCGCCTATGTCCAGGCCGGGGCGACACTGTGGGGCCTCGGCATACGGCCGCAGGGAATCTTCGGCTCCGACCACGACGGCCCCGAGCCCGACCGTGAGAAGACCGGCACGCTTCCGCTGGACGAGGTCGCGTACGTCGGCGCCGGGAGCGGGCTGGACGTGGAGCGGCTGCTGAGCGGACGGCCGGATCTGGTCGTCGCGGTGAGCTACGGCAACGGCCATGTGTACGGGCTGGCGCCGGAGACCGCCAAGCCGCTGGAGGAGCGGGTCCCGGTCGTCGTCATCGATGTGAGCCAGGCCCGGACGTTCCAGGAGATCGGCGACCGGTTCGCCGAGCTGGCCCGCTCGCTCGGCGCCGAGGCCCGCGCGGACGCCGACGCCGATCTCGACGCCGCCCGGGAGCGGCTGCGGGCTGTGGCCGCCGCCGGTTCGGCCGACACGCCCCGCGTGCTCGCCCTCTCCCCGGCCGGACCCGACCAGGCCCATGTCGCCCGCCCCAAGATGTGGCCCGAGCTGCGCGTCCTGACCGAACTCGGCGTCAACCTGGTGGAGCCGGCCCCCGGCCCCGGGGCCAACTGGTCCACCCTCGACCGGGCCGCGACCTTCGCGCTGCGCCCCGATGTGATCCTCACCGACATCCGCGCCCACGCCGCCCCCCTCGACGAGCTGGGCTGGGACGGCGGGGAGCCGGTCGTGCCGTGGAACCCGGAGCCCCTGTACGGCCCCCGCGACCACGCCCGCTTCCTCGGCCTGGTCGCGGACGCGCTGGGGGGCTAG
- a CDS encoding carbohydrate kinase: MLDHSELLVVGECVADIVREPDQEDRVHPGGSPANVAYGLARLGHRATLLTQLGPDPNGRLIRDHLASAGVTVRTDHSATATPSAVVTLDAAGQASYAFDIAWTLAPVPVDPAPGHVHTGSIGAVVEPGAATVLDIVRAARATATVSYDPNVRPALMGDHAAAVARVEACVALSDLVKASDEDLAWLYPGEGPEKVAARWLEHGPAAVLVTRGGDGALAVLPGGRITVEAAPVEVVDTVGAGDAFMSGTLHALAAHGLLGAGARERLHAVDRDTLTDVLRHAVASAAVTVSRAGANPPDAAELREALGRDGARGGART; this comes from the coding sequence ATGCTCGACCACAGCGAACTGCTGGTCGTCGGCGAATGCGTCGCCGACATCGTCCGGGAGCCGGACCAGGAGGACCGGGTCCACCCCGGCGGCAGCCCCGCCAACGTCGCCTACGGCCTGGCCCGCCTCGGCCACCGCGCCACCCTCCTCACCCAGCTCGGCCCCGACCCGAACGGGCGGCTCATCCGGGACCACCTGGCCTCCGCCGGAGTCACCGTCCGTACCGACCACTCCGCGACCGCCACCCCGTCGGCCGTCGTTACCCTCGACGCGGCAGGGCAGGCCTCGTACGCGTTCGACATCGCCTGGACCCTCGCCCCGGTGCCCGTCGACCCCGCTCCGGGCCATGTGCACACCGGGTCGATCGGGGCGGTGGTGGAGCCGGGGGCGGCCACGGTCCTGGACATCGTGCGCGCCGCCCGGGCCACCGCGACCGTCAGCTACGACCCCAATGTGCGGCCCGCCCTCATGGGCGACCACGCGGCGGCCGTGGCCCGGGTCGAGGCGTGCGTCGCGCTGAGCGACCTGGTCAAGGCGAGCGACGAGGACCTGGCGTGGCTGTATCCGGGGGAGGGGCCGGAGAAGGTCGCCGCCCGCTGGCTGGAGCACGGGCCCGCCGCCGTCCTCGTCACCCGGGGCGGTGACGGGGCCCTGGCCGTGCTGCCCGGCGGGCGGATCACCGTGGAGGCCGCGCCGGTCGAGGTCGTGGACACCGTCGGCGCGGGCGACGCGTTCATGTCGGGCACCCTCCACGCGCTGGCCGCCCACGGGCTCCTCGGCGCCGGGGCCCGGGAGCGGCTGCACGCCGTGGACCGGGACACCCTCACCGACGTACTGCGCCACGCGGTTGCCTCCGCCGCTGTCACCGTCTCGCGGGCCGGAGCCAACCCGCCCGACGCGGCGGAGCTCAGGGAGGCGCTCGGTCGTGACGGAGCCCGGGGAGGCGCTCGTACGTAA
- a CDS encoding cupin, whose translation MDDLNALAEEHLTAARTSAHGRSAHLLIQEPPLRQTVIALTSGSALDEHNAPPAASLLVLRGTVRLTAGSGDADLPAGTLHPIPQERHGLMALQDAVVLLTAVND comes from the coding sequence ATGGACGACCTGAACGCACTCGCCGAGGAGCACCTGACCGCCGCCCGCACCTCCGCGCACGGCCGCAGCGCGCACCTCCTCATCCAGGAACCGCCCCTGCGCCAGACGGTGATCGCGCTCACCTCCGGCTCGGCCCTCGACGAACACAACGCCCCGCCCGCCGCCTCGCTCCTGGTCCTGCGCGGCACGGTCCGCCTCACCGCCGGCTCCGGCGACGCCGACCTCCCGGCCGGAACCCTGCACCCGATCCCACAGGAGCGGCACGGGCTGATGGCCCTCCAGGACGCGGTGGTCCTCCTCACGGCCGTCAACGACTGA
- a CDS encoding nuclear transport factor 2 family protein, with the protein MTTAVDRFRTAVDTRDLSALDDLFTEDIRLYSPVKFTPFEGRPMVLGLFGVLLRTFEDFRYVGEFAGTAQTSVDGAEAPAAVLLFRATANGKEIHGIDLVHLAEDGRIKEFTVMVRPQSAVHALGEAVLAGLVADGLVPTE; encoded by the coding sequence ATGACCACCGCAGTGGACCGCTTCCGCACGGCCGTCGACACCCGCGACCTCAGCGCCCTGGACGATCTGTTCACCGAGGACATCCGGCTCTACAGCCCGGTGAAGTTCACCCCGTTCGAGGGCCGGCCCATGGTGCTGGGACTCTTCGGGGTGCTGCTGCGCACCTTCGAGGACTTCCGCTACGTCGGTGAGTTCGCGGGCACGGCGCAGACCAGCGTGGACGGCGCCGAGGCCCCGGCCGCGGTCCTGCTCTTCCGGGCGACCGCGAACGGCAAGGAGATCCACGGCATCGACCTGGTCCACCTCGCCGAGGACGGGCGGATCAAGGAGTTCACCGTGATGGTCCGCCCCCAGTCCGCCGTGCACGCGCTCGGCGAGGCGGTCCTCGCCGGGCTCGTGGCCGACGGACTGGTCCCGACGGAATAG
- a CDS encoding helix-turn-helix domain-containing protein produces the protein MTSEPTRRVLDPDRDGAALKALTHPLRIELLGLLRQHGPATASELAARTGESSASTSYHLRVLAKYAFVAEADHRDSRERRWKAVHTLTSWSNEAMHRAPGGRAALSTIRRRQLEHLERSLVRHEADLESGRIDSAWQEPSGLSDALPRLTPESLTELWEAVAAKTAELAARDADDPRAEQVVVFTAGLPLAPEPAPDTEGDAS, from the coding sequence ATGACCAGCGAACCCACCCGCCGCGTACTCGATCCCGACCGCGACGGAGCCGCGCTCAAAGCCCTCACCCACCCCCTGCGGATCGAGTTGCTCGGGCTGCTGCGCCAGCACGGCCCGGCCACCGCCAGCGAGCTGGCCGCGCGGACGGGCGAGTCGTCGGCCTCCACCAGCTACCACCTGCGGGTGCTCGCCAAGTACGCGTTCGTCGCCGAGGCCGACCACCGCGACAGCCGGGAACGCCGCTGGAAGGCCGTGCACACCCTCACCTCGTGGAGCAACGAGGCCATGCACCGCGCCCCCGGCGGCCGGGCCGCGCTCAGCACGATCCGCCGCCGCCAGCTCGAACACCTGGAGCGGTCGCTGGTCCGGCACGAGGCCGACCTGGAGAGCGGCCGGATCGACAGCGCCTGGCAGGAGCCGTCAGGCCTGAGCGACGCTCTGCCCCGGCTGACCCCCGAGTCGCTGACCGAGCTGTGGGAGGCGGTCGCGGCCAAGACCGCCGAACTGGCCGCCCGCGACGCGGACGACCCCCGCGCCGAACAGGTCGTGGTCTTCACGGCCGGGCTTCCGCTGGCACCGGAGCCCGCCCCCGACACGGAGGGGGACGCCTCGTGA
- a CDS encoding YihY/virulence factor BrkB family protein: protein MPTQTAAAAERTAPAAGRTRTPRNWLTALRRTPVSLWNDDITDWAAALTYYAILALLPALLVTVSVIGLANPDATTALIADITAFAPAESGEALRRPLEAATEKRSAVWLLVGTGSVSAVWSACSYLAVFRRAMHAMHGVRDNRPPLRQAHIIVVSAIGLLVLLMTSAFALVLTGPLARWLGRRVGLPHEGETLWVVLKWPVLLCLVACLIMVLFSTGPRSARGVRRGLPGGVLAAFLWLTASALFALYATQVGSYSRLYGSLAGLVVFLIWVWFANLSLLAGAQFNVELDRPEPVKAPDPEPKPKEDPATAAG from the coding sequence TTGCCCACCCAGACCGCCGCAGCCGCGGAACGCACCGCCCCCGCCGCCGGGCGCACCCGCACGCCGCGCAACTGGCTGACCGCCCTGCGCCGCACCCCCGTGTCGCTGTGGAACGACGACATCACCGACTGGGCCGCCGCGCTCACCTACTACGCCATCCTCGCGCTGCTCCCGGCCCTCCTCGTCACCGTCTCCGTGATCGGCCTCGCCAACCCCGACGCGACCACCGCCCTCATCGCCGACATCACCGCCTTCGCCCCCGCCGAGTCGGGGGAGGCGCTGCGCCGCCCGCTGGAGGCGGCCACCGAGAAGCGCTCCGCCGTCTGGCTGCTCGTGGGGACCGGGTCCGTCAGCGCCGTGTGGTCCGCGTGCAGCTATCTCGCGGTCTTCCGCCGCGCGATGCACGCCATGCACGGCGTCCGGGACAACCGCCCGCCCCTGCGCCAGGCGCACATCATCGTCGTCTCCGCGATCGGCCTGCTCGTCCTCCTGATGACCAGCGCCTTCGCCCTCGTCCTGACCGGCCCCCTGGCCCGCTGGCTCGGCCGCCGCGTCGGCCTGCCGCACGAGGGCGAGACCCTGTGGGTGGTCCTGAAGTGGCCGGTGCTGCTCTGCCTCGTCGCCTGCCTGATCATGGTCCTCTTCAGCACCGGCCCCCGCTCCGCACGCGGTGTCCGCAGGGGCCTGCCCGGCGGGGTGCTGGCCGCCTTCCTCTGGCTCACCGCATCCGCTCTCTTCGCCCTCTACGCCACCCAGGTCGGCAGCTACAGCAGGCTCTACGGCTCCCTCGCCGGACTGGTGGTCTTCCTGATCTGGGTCTGGTTCGCCAACCTCTCCCTGCTCGCCGGTGCCCAGTTCAACGTGGAGCTGGACCGCCCGGAACCGGTGAAGGCACCGGACCCGGAGCCGAAGCCGAAGGAGGACCCCGCTACGGCCGCAGGATGA
- a CDS encoding zinc-binding dehydrogenase, translating into MDRMRAVRLHLPTRTLSVEEVAKPVPGPGEVLVKVGAAGVCLSDVHLVDGTLTPMYPEGDSVTLGHEVAGTVDALGPGVGGWTPGQRVVLQAGERRGGRTHTRGVDYDGGWAEYAVASATTLVALPLTLPLDQAAIIPDAVSTPWAAVTVTGDVRPAQAVAVWGAGGLGAHAVQLLRAVGAYPVIAVDPAPAARDRALHFGADLALDSGDPLLREQVLGATGGAGLEAAFDFAGVPAVREQALSVLAPKGRLVLVGLSDQPLTVAHSTRFSYLQHRILGHYGSEEHHVAQLVRLAEGGRLDFSRSITDVLPLEEAAVAVRRMETKEGDPVRLILRP; encoded by the coding sequence ATGGACCGCATGCGCGCCGTGCGCCTGCACCTTCCCACCCGCACGCTCTCCGTCGAGGAGGTGGCGAAGCCGGTGCCCGGTCCGGGCGAGGTGCTGGTGAAGGTGGGCGCGGCCGGGGTCTGTCTCTCCGATGTGCATCTCGTGGACGGCACGCTGACGCCGATGTATCCGGAGGGCGACTCCGTCACCCTGGGCCATGAGGTGGCCGGGACCGTCGACGCGCTCGGGCCCGGTGTCGGCGGCTGGACGCCCGGGCAGCGGGTGGTCCTCCAGGCGGGCGAGCGGCGCGGAGGCCGGACGCACACGCGGGGGGTCGACTACGACGGCGGCTGGGCGGAGTACGCCGTCGCCTCGGCCACCACCCTCGTCGCCCTGCCCCTCACGCTCCCCCTGGACCAGGCGGCGATCATCCCGGACGCGGTCTCCACCCCCTGGGCGGCGGTGACCGTCACCGGTGACGTACGCCCGGCGCAGGCCGTCGCGGTCTGGGGCGCGGGCGGGCTCGGGGCGCACGCCGTGCAGCTGCTGCGGGCGGTGGGCGCGTACCCGGTGATCGCGGTGGACCCGGCCCCCGCCGCCCGCGACCGGGCCCTGCACTTCGGGGCCGATCTGGCGCTGGACTCCGGCGACCCGCTGCTGCGGGAGCAGGTCCTCGGGGCTACGGGCGGCGCGGGCCTGGAGGCGGCCTTCGACTTCGCGGGCGTACCCGCCGTCCGGGAGCAGGCGTTGAGCGTGCTGGCACCGAAGGGGCGCCTGGTGCTGGTGGGGCTGAGCGACCAGCCGCTGACGGTCGCCCACTCCACCCGGTTCAGCTACCTCCAGCACCGGATCCTGGGGCATTACGGCTCCGAGGAGCACCATGTGGCGCAGCTCGTCCGGCTCGCCGAGGGCGGGCGGCTGGACTTCTCCCGGTCGATCACCGACGTACTGCCGCTGGAGGAGGCGGCGGTGGCGGTGCGGCGGATGGAGACCAAGGAGGGCGACCCGGTCCGCCTCATCCTGCGGCCGTAG
- a CDS encoding beta-ketoacyl-ACP synthase 3: MLESVAGWVPGEPVPNDRLPAAWGVDDAWVRRRTGIGSRHRAGPGTATGDLAYEAASRLLAGSPAAGPVDAVVLATATPDHLCPGTAPALASRLGLGTVPALDIAAVCSGFVYGLALSHGLVASGLYGRVLLVGADVYSTWLDPDDRSAGVVFGDGAGAALVAAGRTGDPGELLAFDLGSDGTGHDLITVPGGGARARAEGKPPALTDAYFRMQGQTVYQHAVERMTGSCRVLLERVGWDPAEVDHFVPHQANARILRAVADRVGIGPQRCVTHVERVGNTGAASIPLALADAAGRGVLRGGDRVLLTAFGGGLTWGSAALRWPGTPQTNSTDSTEGTQHVAVR; the protein is encoded by the coding sequence GTGCTGGAGAGCGTGGCGGGCTGGGTGCCGGGCGAGCCGGTCCCCAACGACCGGCTCCCCGCCGCGTGGGGTGTCGACGACGCCTGGGTCCGCCGCCGTACGGGGATCGGCAGCCGGCACCGCGCCGGACCCGGGACCGCCACCGGGGACCTCGCCTACGAGGCGGCCTCCCGGCTGCTCGCGGGCTCCCCGGCGGCGGGACCCGTGGACGCGGTGGTCCTCGCCACCGCCACCCCCGACCACCTCTGCCCCGGCACCGCGCCCGCCCTCGCTTCCCGGCTCGGGCTCGGCACCGTACCGGCGCTGGACATCGCCGCCGTGTGCAGCGGCTTCGTCTACGGGCTCGCCCTGAGCCACGGGCTCGTCGCCTCCGGCCTCTACGGGCGCGTCCTGCTGGTCGGCGCCGACGTCTACTCGACCTGGCTGGACCCCGACGACCGCTCGGCCGGAGTCGTCTTCGGCGACGGGGCGGGCGCGGCTCTGGTGGCGGCCGGGCGGACCGGTGACCCCGGTGAACTGCTCGCCTTCGACCTGGGCAGCGACGGCACCGGCCACGACCTCATCACCGTCCCCGGCGGCGGGGCCCGCGCCCGGGCCGAGGGAAAACCGCCCGCGCTGACGGACGCGTACTTCCGGATGCAGGGCCAGACCGTCTACCAGCACGCCGTGGAGCGGATGACCGGCTCGTGCCGGGTGCTGCTGGAGCGGGTGGGCTGGGACCCGGCCGAGGTCGACCACTTCGTGCCGCACCAGGCCAACGCCCGGATCCTGCGCGCCGTCGCGGACCGGGTCGGCATCGGGCCGCAGCGCTGCGTCACCCATGTGGAGCGGGTCGGCAACACCGGCGCCGCCTCCATCCCCCTCGCCCTGGCCGACGCGGCGGGCCGGGGGGTGCTCCGGGGCGGGGACCGGGTGCTGCTCACCGCGTTCGGGGGCGGATTGACCTGGGGTTCGGCGGCACTTCGGTGGCCGGGGACCCCGCAGACCAACTCGACGGATTCTACGGAAGGAACACAGCATGTCGCAGTCCGCTGA
- a CDS encoding MFS transporter, producing the protein MPSPPAPAGRGLDPLTARRRFATVSFLFWLPIGMSIATGVLLFTDRGMGLAAIAGFFAVHSLTAAAMELPTGGLSDVIGRRTVLATAGLLNCTAFTLFGLAGAAWAITLGMALMGCARALSSGPAEAWYVDTVHAHAGPGADIRTGLARGSSATSAALALGTLLGGAVPWLLGLGTGVGEWPADATGGLVIPLSVPALLGALVEIVFVLYVLSALPEPPRPPATLRGVVGGVPAAIGAGLRLGARDALIRRILLTASAAGAALAAVELLTPGRAAALTGAAESGALLFAGLACAGFLCSAIGSQLAPLAARSTRSSERAVLAGGGVVALGLTLLGVTTGATSPLATAAAVTGYGLVYLGLGVAGPNTNDLLHRRVDASGRATALSVQSLALQLVAAGAGLTAGALPLGPLPWLLAAAVVLAVALLWARRDDGRPQGDLAPALSVPAGSASER; encoded by the coding sequence ATACCGAGCCCGCCCGCTCCCGCCGGGCGCGGCCTCGACCCGCTGACCGCGCGCCGCCGGTTCGCCACGGTCTCGTTCCTCTTCTGGCTCCCCATCGGCATGTCCATCGCGACCGGGGTGCTCCTCTTCACCGACCGGGGCATGGGCCTCGCCGCCATCGCCGGGTTCTTCGCCGTGCACTCCCTCACGGCCGCCGCCATGGAGCTGCCCACCGGCGGCCTCTCCGACGTCATCGGCCGCCGCACCGTCCTGGCCACCGCCGGGCTGCTCAACTGCACCGCCTTCACCCTCTTCGGCCTCGCCGGAGCGGCCTGGGCCATCACGCTCGGCATGGCCCTGATGGGCTGCGCCCGCGCCCTCTCCAGCGGGCCCGCCGAGGCCTGGTACGTCGACACCGTCCACGCCCACGCGGGCCCCGGCGCCGACATCCGTACGGGACTGGCGCGCGGCAGCTCCGCCACGTCGGCCGCCCTCGCGCTCGGCACCCTGCTCGGCGGCGCGGTGCCCTGGCTGCTCGGCCTCGGCACCGGCGTGGGGGAGTGGCCGGCCGACGCGACCGGCGGGCTCGTCATCCCGCTCTCCGTGCCCGCGCTCCTCGGCGCGCTCGTCGAGATCGTCTTCGTGCTGTATGTGCTGAGCGCCCTGCCCGAACCGCCCCGGCCCCCGGCCACCCTGCGAGGCGTCGTCGGCGGTGTGCCCGCCGCCATCGGTGCCGGGCTCCGGCTCGGCGCCCGGGACGCCCTCATCCGGCGCATCCTGCTCACCGCGAGCGCCGCCGGGGCCGCGCTGGCCGCCGTCGAACTGCTCACCCCGGGCCGGGCCGCCGCCCTGACGGGGGCGGCCGAATCCGGCGCGCTGCTCTTCGCCGGGCTCGCCTGCGCCGGGTTCCTGTGCTCCGCCATCGGCAGCCAACTCGCCCCGCTCGCAGCCCGGTCGACCCGCAGCAGTGAGCGCGCGGTGCTGGCCGGCGGGGGAGTGGTCGCGCTCGGACTCACCCTGCTGGGTGTCACCACCGGCGCGACGAGCCCGCTCGCCACGGCGGCCGCCGTCACCGGCTACGGGCTGGTGTACCTGGGGCTCGGCGTCGCGGGCCCCAACACCAACGACCTGCTGCACCGCCGGGTCGACGCCTCGGGCCGCGCCACCGCCCTCTCCGTCCAGTCGCTCGCCCTCCAGCTGGTGGCCGCAGGGGCCGGACTGACCGCCGGGGCCCTGCCGCTCGGCCCGCTGCCCTGGCTGCTGGCCGCCGCCGTCGTGCTGGCCGTCGCCCTGCTCTGGGCGCGCCGGGACGACGGGCGCCCGCAGGGGGACCTGGCCCCCGCGCTGTCCGTTCCGGCCGGATCGGCGTCCGAACGGTGA
- a CDS encoding LacI family DNA-binding transcriptional regulator, whose amino-acid sequence MTRRLAQVAKKVGVSEATVSRVLNGKPGVSRTTRQSVLTALDVLGYERPTQLRGERARLVGLVLPELQNPIFPAFAEVIGGALAQQGLTPVLCTQTKGGVSEADYVDLLLQQQVSGVVFAGGLFAQADEAHEHYHRLAERRIPVVLINAPIEGLDFPCVSCDDAVAIERAWRHLASLGHERIGVVIGPSDHVPSRRKLAAARSVAAATGGQLPEEDIERSMFSLEGGQAAASRLLERGVTGIICASDPLALGAVRAARRRGLGVPSDVSVVGFDDSAFMSCTEPPLTTIRQPIEAMGRAAVELLCAGIQGGAVPPGELLFEPELVVRGSTAKAPR is encoded by the coding sequence ATGACGCGACGACTTGCTCAGGTTGCCAAGAAGGTTGGGGTCAGCGAGGCCACGGTGAGCCGGGTGCTCAACGGAAAGCCCGGGGTCTCCCGCACCACCCGGCAGTCCGTGCTCACGGCGCTGGACGTCCTCGGCTACGAGCGCCCCACCCAGCTGCGCGGCGAGCGGGCCCGGCTGGTCGGCCTCGTCCTGCCCGAGCTTCAGAACCCGATCTTCCCGGCCTTCGCCGAGGTGATCGGCGGCGCACTCGCCCAGCAGGGGCTGACCCCGGTCCTCTGCACCCAGACCAAGGGCGGCGTCTCGGAGGCCGACTACGTGGACCTCCTGCTCCAGCAGCAGGTCTCCGGGGTGGTCTTCGCCGGCGGGCTCTTCGCCCAGGCCGACGAGGCCCATGAGCACTACCACCGGCTCGCCGAGCGGCGCATCCCCGTCGTGCTCATCAACGCCCCCATAGAAGGACTCGACTTCCCCTGCGTCTCCTGCGACGACGCGGTCGCCATCGAACGCGCCTGGCGCCACCTGGCCTCCCTCGGGCACGAGCGCATCGGCGTGGTGATCGGCCCCTCCGACCATGTGCCCTCCCGCCGCAAGCTGGCGGCGGCCCGATCCGTCGCGGCGGCCACCGGAGGGCAGCTGCCCGAGGAGGACATCGAGAGGTCGATGTTCTCCCTGGAGGGCGGCCAGGCCGCCGCCTCCCGGCTGCTGGAGCGCGGGGTCACCGGCATCATCTGCGCCAGCGACCCCCTGGCACTGGGCGCCGTCCGGGCGGCCCGCAGGCGCGGCCTCGGAGTGCCCTCCGACGTCTCGGTCGTCGGCTTCGACGACTCGGCCTTCATGAGCTGCACCGAACCCCCGCTCACCACGATCCGCCAGCCCATCGAGGCGATGGGCCGGGCCGCCGTCGAACTGCTCTGCGCGGGCATCCAGGGCGGTGCGGTGCCGCCCGGCGAGCTGCTGTTCGAGCCGGAGCTGGTGGTCCGCGGTTCGACCGCGAAGGCACCCCGCTGA
- a CDS encoding PadR family transcriptional regulator encodes MALRHAVLAALLDEELSGYQLAKAFDMGVANFWHAMPQQLYAELAKLEKEGLVAGREVVQDARPNKRLFRVTDDGLAELERFAADAAKPSFIRDDLLVKVQAADHLDAGELIARLTERAEFAEAKAAQFEALLKGMRGERPEEEFLRYGERIGPYLTCRRGLDFERANRDWCREVAEVLRARSAG; translated from the coding sequence ATGGCCCTGCGCCACGCCGTGCTGGCGGCGCTGCTGGACGAGGAACTGAGTGGATACCAGCTGGCCAAGGCCTTCGACATGGGCGTCGCCAACTTCTGGCACGCGATGCCCCAGCAGTTGTACGCCGAGCTGGCCAAGCTGGAGAAGGAGGGCCTGGTCGCCGGGCGTGAGGTCGTGCAGGACGCCCGGCCCAACAAGCGCCTGTTCCGGGTCACCGACGACGGTCTCGCCGAGCTGGAGCGGTTCGCGGCGGACGCCGCCAAGCCCTCGTTCATCCGGGACGACCTGCTCGTCAAGGTCCAGGCGGCCGACCATCTCGACGCCGGTGAGCTGATCGCCCGGCTCACCGAGCGGGCGGAGTTCGCCGAGGCCAAGGCCGCGCAGTTCGAGGCGCTGCTGAAGGGGATGCGCGGCGAGCGGCCGGAGGAGGAGTTCCTGCGGTACGGGGAGCGGATCGGCCCCTATCTGACCTGCCGCCGCGGGCTGGACTTCGAGCGTGCCAACCGCGACTGGTGCCGGGAGGTCGCCGAGGTCCTGCGGGCGCGGTCCGCCGGCTGA
- a CDS encoding M12 family metallo-peptidase encodes MRAPLLKVTLAVGLAASLCAAPFLTDTSASAPAAPAAASGAVRCPVVDVLVVHTPKAARRLGGEHRVPASAQRIATRMNRSLAADGLCGIIRVVHPYTAKGYDGSEEFRAAYALLKDHTSGLGRQVHEQRERYGADLVTLVVERAERGGGTADYTPALDSSTHEYAYAVVEVDGIELDSASHEIGHNLGLAHDRTTLASDTGGSMNVSRTRPYNTGWITEDRRHYTLMAYRASCGTHCKRISRFSSAEGKWQGHRLGDASNDSVRVLRETMPIVAGYRSKA; translated from the coding sequence ATGCGCGCACCCCTCTTGAAAGTGACTCTGGCCGTCGGCCTCGCCGCCTCCCTCTGCGCCGCCCCGTTCCTCACCGATACGTCGGCGAGCGCCCCGGCCGCTCCGGCGGCGGCTTCGGGAGCGGTGCGCTGCCCTGTCGTGGATGTGCTGGTGGTCCACACGCCCAAGGCCGCCCGGCGGCTGGGCGGCGAGCACCGGGTCCCGGCGTCGGCCCAGCGGATCGCGACCCGGATGAACCGCTCGCTGGCGGCGGACGGGCTCTGCGGGATCATCCGGGTCGTCCACCCGTACACGGCGAAGGGCTACGACGGTTCGGAGGAGTTCCGGGCCGCGTACGCCCTGCTGAAGGACCACACGTCGGGGCTCGGGCGCCAGGTGCACGAGCAGCGCGAGCGGTACGGCGCCGATCTGGTGACGCTCGTCGTGGAGCGGGCCGAGCGGGGCGGCGGCACCGCGGACTACACGCCCGCCCTCGACAGCTCCACCCATGAGTACGCGTACGCCGTCGTCGAGGTCGACGGGATCGAACTGGACTCGGCGAGCCACGAGATCGGGCACAACCTGGGCCTGGCCCACGACCGTACGACGCTGGCGTCGGACACCGGCGGGTCGATGAACGTGAGCCGCACCCGCCCGTACAACACCGGCTGGATCACCGAGGACAGGCGGCACTACACCCTCATGGCGTACCGGGCCTCGTGCGGCACCCACTGCAAGCGCATCAGCCGGTTCTCCAGTGCGGAAGGGAAGTGGCAGGGGCACCGGCTCGGCGACGCGTCGAACGACAGTGTGCGGGTGCTGCGCGAGACGATGCCGATCGTGGCCGGTTACCGTTCGAAGGCCTGA